The Setaria viridis chromosome 9, Setaria_viridis_v4.0, whole genome shotgun sequence sequence GCTCGCCTTCAAGAAGCCCCGCCTCCTGATGACCGCGTGAAGAAGAACCGGATCTGATCCCTCCCAAGATTTTGGTCTAGCTGCAGAGTTCGGTGGAACACTATTCGTTCATTCATTCGTGTATGGTGCCAGCACTATTGTTTGATTTGTTGTTACAGCTCTTGTACAGAGAGAAAAAGAGTGTGAGAGATACATACATAGCCACACATATACCATACGTAGGTGTCTTCCTCCAATTGGAAGAGAATACCTGTATCCTTAGCTGTCAGTAGTATACTACCGTAGTTCATACTCCATTCTCATACAGATCGAGATGATTGGTGAATTAGTGATTGCTTTGTAACATAAACTTATAGTATAAATGGATTGAGGGTTTTGGAATCAGGTGCCTTCTCCGCAGTACTTTCTTCTTTCATGTCTGGTTGAAGTTTAGTAGGTCGATCGATTCATGTTCTCTTGTTACTCTTGCCAGCTCAATCCATCCGGCTCCTTCCCTTGCTTTCATAGGAAGAAACGGAGCACGCTGACTGCTTCTCCTCTCTGAAGCAACGTCCTCTACCTTTCGCAGAGTTTTCGCCGGCTCGGCCACTACTCCTCACGTATTCAGTGACGTGAATCCCGGTGGTAACTTGATCCGGACCTGGATTCCACGAGCTCCCACCACTTGCCCTGCTGGTTGCGGGACGGCGCGGAGACGCCCTACGACCGCCGCAAGTGGGAACAACAAACCCTGGGGCCGTTGCGGCTTCGGGAACGCCGACGGACGGCGCCCACTAGCGGGTGGAACGGCCGCCGACAGCGACGTCGCCCCGGCCCCCCGCCCGCCGGTGCCGATAAGTGCGTGCCGACTCGCGCCCGCCCAAATCGCTTTCGACGCAACAGCTCGCTACTCCccgcggccgcccgcccgcATGGTTTGGACTTTGGAAGCCGCCCGGAAATCTAGCTTGGGGGCGCGCCGGCCTCGCCCGTGCGCGCGTACGTACGTGCCATGATGCTTCCGCCCCCGCCCACTTCCACGCCGAACCGCGGCTGCTGCGTCGTCGTGGCCTCGTGGGTGACCGTGGTGCCGACGTGCGCCGGTGCGTGTCCGCGGCTCGGTCGCGTATGGGCGGGCGTTGAACTGAAGGGGAAGCGTGCGTAGACGacggggcggccggggcgggggtTGGGCATGTTTCACGTGGCGGCGTCGCGTCCCGCGGGGAGCGATCTCGTTGGAGATTTCGTGGGCGACCCGCCACCGGTCCGCGACGGTGCACACGTCCTGGAGAGTTCGGCCGGCGGCCCGGCGCGTTCTGGATGCGGGGGGATATGTTCGCACCGGTTTCGTCCCGGGCTTGGCTTCGTGTTGGCAGCGAAGATCCCCTGGGTCCACGCCACGGTGACGTGCGCTGTGTTTGCAGATAGGTGAGGGTTTGCCACGATGGGGGTTCCTGGAGATGCCATTTGGAGCTAAAGTGGGGATAAGCCAAAGGAAAGCCGGCCAAACATGGCAAGTCCAAAAAAAGGAGAGTTCTGATACACTTCCTTACTGATCTCACGAGCTTTGCCAGACGTGGAAAGGACTCGATACCAAACTGCCCCACCTGTCAGTGTCACGTCGCTCTGAGCTGTGGTCTCTCTTTCGATTGCAGGCTTCCGGGTTGGAGGCGCATGTGCTGGGCCAAACAAGGCCTTACATTAGCCGATACGATCAAAACGCAGGCGGGGCGGACTTCCGCGCCAAGGCCGTGTGTGCCGCGCGTTGACGACGACATGGGCTCCTCTCTTTCCGTCGTATGGGCCTCTCTTCCCCAGGCGGGATTCGTCGCCTCTCGCGATCCAcgcacgccgccggcccgcgCCATCCCCAGAGGCCTCCATCTAGTCCAGTTGCTTGAGTTGGGTCGTCCACACACGTCGTGGGCAACGCTTGGCAAATAGGCCAACAAATTGTTGGGGGACAGGAGAACAATATGGGCTACAAACGAGTAGCCAAGTAACAATAGCAGTTCGAGCCTTCTTTCAAGTTGCGCTTGCTGGATGCTTCAAGTTTTCCCCCGCTCCTTTTACCCTTTTTCTTTGCGAGGACCCCGCTTTAAAAATTCTTGAGTAACCTAAAGACGGCCTTGTAAGCATGAAGAGTAGTACGTGTGCGCTTCTATACCTTGTATACAGCAACCCACGATCAATGTCAGAAAATAGGCCTTACCAGCACAAGAAATGCGCCAATTTTCACAACCATGAGTTAATGAAGAAAGCAGCACTGAAACGTGGAAGATGTGCAATAGACCTAAAGACCAAACATTACCCGCTTTACAAGATTCTATTCTTCGATTCAGCCACGCCGAAGTTCAATTGTAAAGCTTTTGCGATGGTGCATCTCTAGTGATTTTGTTCATGCTTCTTTTTATTAGAATATACTGTGACGTCCACTCAAATCTTAGTGTCTTGTGGTTTTGTCTGATTTTGGTTGTGTAttcattctatttttttattacatTAATGATATTCTATCTGGACATTCTATTCTCTATCAATAGATGCCGGCAGTTTTCCTGAAAAGAATTCTCTATCTGGACATCTGTTCATGGTCCTCGAGAAGAATTGTCCTGCATTTTTCTAATAATTTCTAAGCAAAACACACTTTCTAGGAGAAGTGTTCCAACTGTACTTTAAATGGAGTAGCTTGTCATATAGGGTCCCTGCATCTTAACATAATTTAAATGTCTTCCTTCGGAAATTAAGTGGATCTTTGATAAATTTAAGTTTAAATTTTGGTCACAGTCTAATTTTACAACCCAAATTCGTTAACAAAACCAGCCAAAACTAGTGGCTGCCATGGTTGCCTCAAACTGTGTATGTTGCTTGCCAGTTGCCACAGCCACACCCTTTTGATGCAACTAATAATGCAAATGAACATGTAGCCATCCAAATGGGCCTCAGTGTGACACAGATAAAAGGCGTTGCTGTTTCACAAATGGATTCTTCTAGCGAGTGAATAATGCCGTACAGGATCTGAGGCGGCATGTGATCTTTAGAGGATCTTCTCCTTGTACGTTGTTGAGATAGAAGATGCCACATGTGCTTGTGTTACAAATACTGTTGCAGAAAGATCGTATGGTCGGTAGAGTGTTGGATCTTCTGTGATTAGGACCCACAAATATCGGTCGGTGGCAGAGACTGCCACGTACAGTCCGGTTGATAACAGCGGCGCACAGGAGCGTTCGTTGTTGTGGTTATGAGCCATCTCATATTTAGATGAGTCACAAGCCAGCAAACAGCGTTCTTTTAGAAAATCTTAAACGTCCTCAAGCATTTTTGTCCCCTCTAGCATTATTTTTTGCTCCTTTCTGTATGTGCACGAGGGAGCCTGTTTCATCTCTCGGATGATGTATATATTGGGAACATTTGCCTCTTCCCAGAGGGCTTCCAGGTAGTGATCGGCAGCAAGTCTGACCAACGGTGGTGATGGGTGGCGCCGTGGCGGCCGATGGACAAGCTTGCAAGACAGTGAGAACACCGCCGAGGAAACAATTAACTAAAGCTAAAAAAAGAACATCGTTGActttttgctgaatttttaatcaataaattttatttaaaaattagttGGATAAAGTAAAATCACTACATTAGTCCATCGTATCATAGATTTAACTTGCAGTACTATTTATTTGTGCAAGTATCTGTAGAAAAAAATTGAACAATCAAAGGAATGAAAAAGTTAAtggtgtcatatatttaaaaattgatGATATATAAAATAAGGCGAGTTTGTATTTCATAAACTCCCAAGTCCAAAGCCGAGCGTTATAATAATTCTGCATGGCTCTATCCATCACGATACATCAAAACTCACCACAATTAGACAtgtccatgattagcacatttttagattaaggaaaaaTATCCGACTCAACCATTCTCAATGAATGTCTACAGCCAAACGGAATAGAAACAAAAATTAGCACTTAGGCTACCGCCAATGCATGGCAGAACATAGCATTCAAATGAAAGAAAAACTACAGACTCTAGCACTGAAGCCTATTCTTGACTTTCCAACCGAAGTTGCTAAAAATTTCCATCACTGTGACTTCCAGCTTTTGATAGCTTTCTTTTAGATtaatcttctcttcttctttagaTAGAAGTAACCAACTTCTTATCCGGTAGGTCCCCTGAAAATGACCTGCATACAAGAGTTAGGGGTGTTTGTGTTGAATATAACATCATTTCTACTCAACCAAATAGCCCAACAAAGAGCTCTAGCTCCCACAAGAATTTGATTTCTAAGCTTCATACAGAAATTTCTAAGCCAAGAACCCAATAGATTAGAGACACTACTTGGTGGTTGAATACCGAAAGTAATATGCACAGCATTCCAAACAAACCTTGCCATATGACATTCAAAAAACAAATGTTGTATAGTCTCATTACAGCTACAGAAGCAACATTTGGTGCTGCCTTGCCATTTTCTTTTAACCGGGTTATCCTTTGTTAGAATGACACCCCCCTCTTCAAAGACCACAAGGAAACTTTAATTGAGTGGTATTTTAACTTCCATAAGACACACCTTGATAGTGTTCCCTCAGTCCTCATTAGGTCTGTATACATGGACCTAACTGTGAATTTATTGCTTTTATTCAGATTCCAAACAAACACGTCATCCTACTCGTTCAGCGAGCAGTTTGCCAACCGGATCAAACCATTGAGCCAATTGTTTCCCATAGTTAacacatgtgatgctacagtaaacatatgctaatcatggattaattaggtttaatagattcattcgTGCATTAATCCTCATTTAtgtaattatttttatcattaatttatatttaatactactaattagcatctaaacatcaaTATGATCCGGACTTAACTTGATCCACCCACTAAGCCTGACCTAGTACGACCGAGGCTACGAACATGTCAGATCAGCCCCATATTTCCGGTTTCCACAATCGGCACCCGGTCAAGATTCTCTGTGAATTAGCTCTGCATGTGAGGTCATCACAAGTTACATCACCGCACATGCACTAGGGCAATGTAGCCCTAGCTTTTTCAGAGCTGCATTTAGAAGGCCAGTGATGATTGACCTTCAACAGAGCTCGCCATCTGTCCGTGGACAAGGCCAGGATCAGGGTAGCGTCGGAGTAGGTCTAGGAGATGGTCAGATACTCAGATGGATCAAAACATTTCCATTTCTGCGAGCAGCTTCGTTTCAGTTCTTGCAGAGGCACCATGATCATTGAGTAGCGATCGCTATGGTGCCATTAGAGATTAGGTCAAAACACCGGGCTTAAATTAAACACGTACGGCGTCCTCGCGTCCGCATGACATGGCCGGAGGCGCCGTGACACCGGTGCAGTGAATTCCAGGGCCGGCCCTTGTCGGCAAATCACGTCGGACGGCTACAGTGCCGTGACGGCCTTTAACATGCACGTCGCGATGTGATGGCGAGGCGCGCAGTAGGagatgaggaggaaggagcTCTCACACCGTGAGCGCCCGGCCGGAGACGCTGTCGCGCACAGCCAGCGCTCTCTCCCGCTCCATCACCCCCATCCACTGGCTTGCTTTCACCTCCGGCCCCGTCCTTTCGCGTTGGAAAAAACACACACGAGTGACGGCGACACGACCGTGCGCGCGCCTGTATGTTGCGCGCGGCATCAGCTCGGCCCATCGACGGTGGCCGGAACACCGAGCACCTGACATGATAAGCCCGGCCGGAAACCTTTCACGCTGCTGTCCGCAACAGTTGCCGCATTCAAAGTCTCCTACTTGTCAAGTCAATTCGTCCGTCGGGTGACTGACTGACTGGGTCAGGACTGGAGTCTTGCACTAGTGTTTGTTTCTGGTTCTTGATTGCCATGACAGGGAACCGTCGTCTGTTGCTTTGACGATGATGAAACCTGAATCAGATCCAAGTCCATGCAACGGTATCCTCCGTGTATTACCATCTACACAACTAACTTAACGGCTAAATTTTCCAAGCAAATATGGCAAACACCTATAAAAGTCCTTTGGTATTGTAAttttttcaacaattgtataTCTTGGCGCATCCCTATGATAACAGCGTATACCGCACATATGTCACAAAAATAACCGATCATAGCTAAATGTAACCGATTCAACCAATTAATATAGTGTCAAACCAGCTACAGTTGCAGTAATATTCAAAAGCCAACATTTGACATATAATATTGACAACTGAACCAACATAAATTAAATTATAATCAACATCTATATAGTTAAGTGCATCTATTATGGTTAAGTGCATCTATTGTATATATCCGGTCATTTCAAATAAAGGTACACCTGTTGGATAGCTTTACTCCTGATAGCAACGGTCTAATTATATTTTTAATACTAACGCCAAGCCAATCATTCAATATTGAAACAATCTCAAATCATTTTAAGAAAcaaaatatgaaaaagaaaacagaactAAAATCTCGGGATTATATTCTCATTTCATTATGAGATCTCTCATCTACCTCGACGATCTCAGCTAACCTTTGCTCGATCCGACACCAGCGAGAAGCCACTACGTCACACGTAAGCTACTAAGCTAAACACAAACTACCATGGATTTGCAAAGAATCCCAAAGATCACAAGCAACGTCTCTTTGTGGAGAAGGATGCATATATCCTTCAAACCAAAAAAACAAATCTAACGAACCTTTCTAGTTCTCTGAAAAGGACAAAAAAGGAGAAGGTACTCAAAGGCTGGTCTCCACTCTGGTCCCATAGGAACCGGTTACAACTAGGCAGCTGCTCCCGTTTCCATCCAAGTAGATGGAAATAGCAGCTGTATTCACATCTAACACAAAAGGAAACGTTAACTAGCTAGGTTTTAGCAAGAGTTACGCCTAAACGTACCAGCACATGTCTGAAACGCAAAATGTTGAGCTGGAAAAGCCACTCTCACTAGGAGCTGTGGAAAAAACCCTAAAGACCTAAGCATGTTTATATCAGCCTAAAACTCCCTCGGGTCGATGAATATGGAGTGCCCGGCCGGCGCCTTGGTCCAGTCGCCGAGCGGCCCGGAGCTGTAGCCGTCGGCGAGCCGCTTGATGCACCAGAGGTCCTCTGCACCGAGCCGCGCCCAGTGCGGCACCCCGGCGCGGACGGGCTCGCAGGCGCTGACCTCGGTGGCCACgacgccgcagccgccgtcgcGGGCCATGTTGTGCGCGTGGCGGCACAGCGCGCGGGCGAGCCGGggcgcgtcggcgccggcgccgccgaggccgtAGAGGAAGTAGAGCCCGAACGGCGCGAACAGGTTGGGGATGGAGGGGATCCCGAGCCACGGCGCCGCGCGGTCCACCAGTCGCgtcgcgcccgccgcggcgcgcatCAGGCGCGGCGCGCCGCGCACCTCGAGGCGGAAGGCGTCCATGCAGTTCCACACGCTGAGCACCGcccacgacgccggcggcgaggccaggAACGCCTCTACGCCCTCCCACCGCTCCCCCGCCGGCACGGCCAGGAACGTGCCGAGCGAGAGGTCGTTGGACAGCACGGCGTCGATGTCAGCGGGGAAGAACTCGACGCCGGCGAAGCGCCAGCGGTAGAGCAGCTCGGCCTCCCGCGGCTCGAGGCGCACGATGGCCGCGCTCCGCGAGGGCCGGAGGGCGTGGCCGAACACCGGGTGCACGAGCACGGACGGCGTGCGGAACTTGGCGTAGCCGCAGCGGCCGGTGAAGAGCCGCACCGACGCCTCGTTGTCCTGCTCCGTGGCCATGTACGAGTACTCCGCCCCCGTTTGCCGGAACCACTCCTCCATCCGGTCCACCAGCTTCTTCCCGACACCCTTCCTCCTGCAGCAGCCATGTACGGCAACAGCAACATCGAGTCAGGATCCGTGACAACGACATTGGCAGATCGAAGACCGGTATAACTAATGGCATCATGTACAGCAGGGAGTACACAGTGCAGTACGTTTCTTGTTGGGCTTTCACGTACGTACCGGTGTCTCGGGGAGACGCGGAGGCCGAGGACGTAGCCGACCTTGGTGTGGATGGGGTCGTTGGCCTGGGTGGTGCCGGAGACGACGGTCTTGACGCAGCCGCGGACGAGGCCGGCGATCTCCGTGCTGTTGGTGTTGGGGCCGGTTGCTATCTCCGCGACCTTTCCATATCCGCGTGGTTCAAACATGCGTTTCGGGCAGTCCATTAATTAGTTGGGTTCCTCCATCCAGGACCCACACGCCCGGCCAGACTTGAGAGGAAACGAAACGAAACGAAACGCGACGAGGCGAAAGGAGACGATGGCGGGAGGCATGGGGGGACGGGGCGGAGGACAGGTGGTAGGCTAGCTTAGCTACGTCGAGCGAGCCCAGCGGCTCGCCTGCATCTGGCTGGGCCTGCTAGCTGCTTGGCCGCAGCCAGGCCACCACTTAAGGAGCAGAGCGATCGAGCACGTACGTACCAGCATGAGGGAGGCCGGCGAGTGGCGAATGCGGCAGAGTGGGTCGCCGAGGAGGTCGGTGAAGAGGCAcatcttgccgccgccgcaggaccCGACCTCGCAGGCGCGCTCCACCGCCTCCACTCCGCGGCGGTCGCGCGCGCTGTCGTACTCCCGCACCACCACtatctccgccgccgtcgcctcgaCCATttcccggcggcgcgcgcggcctccCTCGAGCAGGGAGCAGGAACGAagacccccgccgccggctaaGGGAGGAGCTGGGTGTGTTTGGTGCTTGCTTGGTATGGTTGCGAGAGGAGAGTCGAAGTGAGGAGGCGGCAAGTATGAATCACGTGAGGGCGCGCGGCGGGAGGCGAAGGGCGATCGTTTGCGTGCCTGTCTCCTCCACAATTACTCCTCCCCAACACGCACGGAGTAGCGGCGCAGCGCAGCTATCCGCCGCCCACCCGGCAGCGATATCCCCGGTGCAATAACTGGCGAGCGCCTAGCTTGCCTAGCTAGCCGGGGCTCGATTGCGTGCGCAGGGCAGGAGGACACTGCTGCAGCGCCGCTTTCGGAGGAGGAAAGCGCGGGCGTTGTAGCAGAGCCGCGGGCTGTGCAGGGAAGAAGACGACTAGACCGGTGGGATCAGAGAACAGGGCAGCCTATGGGATGCGAGAGCTGGGCGCGGATGGATGTGGTGAGTAACTGGCGAGTGGTGTGAGTGGTGACAGTGGCGCCGTAGCGATTTCCACAGCTAGAACAGGGGAAGGCGGCTGGCCACTGCTGCTCTCTGCTCTGCCCTCTGCTTGATGGCGTGAAGCCCGGGTTGCGGCGCTATTTATATACACCCGGCGGTTTTGCACCTGACCTCGTAGCTGGCCCCACCAGGTGAAAAGGTTTTCTGTGTGGGCCATGCATCCACCCCGCTGTCTCCCATTTTTTCCCACTTTGTTTTACCTAGGTTAATCTTCTCATCTTCTGGTGATGTTTCGAGAAAACCCACTTTATCCTTTTGGTTTATTATGAATGTATGGGGGGAGCTCTCCTCTAGCGACGACATGCTTCTTGGCGTCGGCAGAGCCCTAGGCAACAACACACATAGCTAGCGTCATGGAAGATAACTGAGGCAGATGCACCAGAAAATAGAAGCCTGAATGCCTGATGACCATATGGCCATTGACATCAACCTAGACAGTAGTAGTCGCTACCGGAGTGATAATACAAGCGTTGTTGCACAAGGCTACTTGTACTGACAAAAAACGATGGAGGAG is a genomic window containing:
- the LOC117836017 gene encoding probable N-acetyltransferase HLS1-like, whose protein sequence is MVEATAAEIVVVREYDSARDRRGVEAVERACEVGSCGGGKMCLFTDLLGDPLCRIRHSPASLMLVAEIATGPNTNSTEIAGLVRGCVKTVVSGTTQANDPIHTKVGYVLGLRVSPRHRRKGVGKKLVDRMEEWFRQTGAEYSYMATEQDNEASVRLFTGRCGYAKFRTPSVLVHPVFGHALRPSRSAAIVRLEPREAELLYRWRFAGVEFFPADIDAVLSNDLSLGTFLAVPAGERWEGVEAFLASPPASWAVLSVWNCMDAFRLEVRGAPRLMRAAAGATRLVDRAAPWLGIPSIPNLFAPFGLYFLYGLGGAGADAPRLARALCRHAHNMARDGGCGVVATEVSACEPVRAGVPHWARLGAEDLWCIKRLADGYSSGPLGDWTKAPAGHSIFIDPREF